Proteins encoded within one genomic window of Mesobacillus subterraneus:
- the dnaJ gene encoding molecular chaperone DnaJ yields the protein MSKRDYYEVLGVSNSASKDEIKKAYRKLSKQFHPDINKEPGADEKFKEVKEAYEVLSDDQKRAQYDQFDHVDPNQGFGGGGDFGGGFGGFEDIFNSFFGGGGGRRRDPNAPRQGADLQYTMTLKFEEAVFGKETDIEIPREEECDTCDGTGAKPGTKVDTCKHCHGSGQMSVEQNTPFGRIVNRRVCHYCNGTGKEIKEKCTTCSGTGKVTRRNKIHVKIPAGVDDDQQLRVAGKGEAGINGGPSGDLYIVFHIRSHEFFERDGDDIYCEMPITFVQASLGDEVEVPTLHGKVKLKVPAGTQTGTKFRLKGKGVPNVRGYGTGDQHVLVKIITPTKLSEKQKQLLRDFAEVSGQSPLGEQEESFFSKVKRAFKGD from the coding sequence ATGAGTAAACGGGATTACTATGAAGTCCTCGGAGTCAGTAATTCGGCTTCGAAGGATGAAATAAAGAAGGCTTACCGTAAGCTTTCTAAACAATTCCATCCGGACATCAACAAAGAGCCGGGAGCAGATGAAAAGTTCAAAGAAGTAAAAGAAGCATACGAGGTCCTTAGTGACGATCAGAAGCGTGCCCAATATGACCAGTTTGACCATGTCGACCCTAACCAGGGATTTGGCGGCGGCGGGGATTTTGGCGGCGGTTTTGGCGGATTCGAAGACATCTTCAATTCCTTCTTCGGCGGAGGAGGCGGCAGACGCCGTGATCCTAATGCGCCAAGACAGGGTGCAGATCTTCAGTACACAATGACATTAAAGTTCGAGGAAGCTGTATTTGGCAAGGAAACAGATATCGAGATTCCTCGTGAAGAAGAATGCGACACTTGTGATGGAACTGGTGCTAAACCGGGTACTAAAGTCGATACATGTAAACACTGTCATGGCAGCGGTCAGATGAGTGTTGAACAAAACACGCCATTTGGACGTATTGTTAATCGCCGGGTGTGTCATTACTGTAACGGAACAGGTAAGGAAATCAAAGAAAAATGTACAACGTGTTCAGGTACCGGTAAGGTTACTAGAAGAAACAAGATTCATGTTAAAATCCCGGCTGGTGTCGATGATGACCAGCAGTTGAGAGTAGCAGGAAAAGGGGAAGCCGGAATCAATGGCGGACCTTCAGGAGATCTTTATATTGTCTTCCATATAAGGTCGCATGAATTCTTTGAACGTGATGGCGATGATATTTATTGTGAAATGCCAATCACATTTGTCCAGGCAAGCCTTGGGGATGAAGTTGAAGTCCCTACACTGCATGGCAAAGTAAAATTGAAAGTTCCTGCTGGTACACAGACGGGTACTAAATTCCGCCTGAAGGGCAAAGGTGTCCCGAATGTCCGCGGATATGGTACTGGAGACCAGCATGTCTTGGTTAAAATCATAACTCCGACAAAGCTGTCTGAAAAACAAAAGCAGCTGCTCCGTGACTTTGCCGAAGTAAGCGGACAGTCCCCTCTTGGAGAGCAGGAGGAAAGCTTTTTTTCAAAAGTAAAACGTGCCTTTAAAGGTGATTAA
- the prmA gene encoding 50S ribosomal protein L11 methyltransferase gives MKWSEISILTTNEAVEPISNILHEAGASGVVIEDPLELEKEREDQFGEIYQLNPDDYPEEGVIVKAYLPVNSFLGETVDEIKEAINNLIIYNIDIGLNKVSISEVNEEEWATAWKKYYNPVKISEKFTIVPTWEDYTPVTTDELIIELDPGMAFGTGTHPTTVMCIQALERTVQPGDRVVDVGTGSGVLSIAAAKLGAEKVEAMDLDDVAVQVAKLNLKLNKVHDVATISQNNLLDGVAEGADIVVANILAEVILRFADDAGKIVKQGGYFITSGIIQQKKEVVKDAMINAGFEIEEIISMEDWVAIISKKK, from the coding sequence ATGAAGTGGTCTGAAATCAGCATTTTAACTACAAATGAAGCGGTTGAGCCGATTTCCAATATCCTGCATGAAGCAGGTGCAAGCGGAGTTGTTATCGAAGATCCGCTGGAGCTTGAAAAGGAGAGAGAGGACCAGTTCGGAGAAATATACCAGCTTAATCCAGACGATTATCCGGAAGAAGGAGTCATTGTAAAAGCGTACCTCCCTGTAAATAGTTTCTTGGGTGAGACAGTAGATGAAATAAAAGAAGCAATCAATAACTTGATTATCTACAATATTGATATCGGGTTGAATAAAGTTTCAATCAGTGAAGTGAACGAAGAAGAATGGGCAACTGCCTGGAAGAAATACTATAATCCTGTGAAAATTTCCGAGAAATTCACGATCGTGCCAACCTGGGAGGATTACACTCCAGTCACCACGGATGAATTGATCATTGAGCTTGACCCTGGTATGGCATTCGGAACAGGGACCCACCCGACAACGGTAATGTGTATCCAGGCGCTGGAAAGAACAGTCCAGCCTGGTGACCGCGTCGTGGATGTTGGAACTGGTTCAGGTGTTCTCAGTATTGCAGCGGCAAAGCTGGGTGCTGAAAAAGTAGAAGCGATGGATTTGGATGATGTAGCTGTACAGGTTGCGAAACTTAACCTCAAGCTGAACAAAGTCCACGATGTTGCAACTATTTCACAAAACAATCTTCTGGATGGTGTAGCAGAAGGAGCGGATATTGTAGTAGCAAATATTCTTGCAGAAGTAATTCTCCGCTTTGCTGACGATGCCGGCAAGATCGTGAAACAAGGTGGATATTTCATCACATCTGGAATCATTCAGCAGAAGAAAGAAGTCGTTAAGGATGCAATGATCAATGCAGGTTTTGAAATAGAAGAGATCATTTCTATGGAAGACTGGGTTGCGATCATCTCTAAAAAGAAATAA
- a CDS encoding 16S rRNA (uracil(1498)-N(3))-methyltransferase translates to MQRYFIDEQENMEQFNITGDDHHHIVRVMRMKAGDEIICVTPKGKSAVCQIAEITAEIVEAHVVKWEEGTTELPVHVVIASGLPKGDKLELIIQKGTELGAYEFVPFTASRSIVKWDGKKAAKKVERWQKIAKEAAEQSHRSYVPEVKEPVSLKELIKASGEYTYKLVAYEEEAREGEASVLSSTLGKLGKGDSLLIVFGPEGGLTSEEVDLLNKNGFLGCGLGPRILRTETAPLYALSAVSYHFELLG, encoded by the coding sequence GTGCAGCGTTATTTTATTGATGAACAAGAGAATATGGAACAATTCAATATTACCGGTGATGATCATCATCACATTGTCCGTGTTATGAGGATGAAGGCTGGGGACGAAATCATCTGCGTCACGCCTAAGGGCAAAAGCGCGGTTTGCCAGATTGCAGAAATTACCGCTGAAATTGTTGAGGCACACGTTGTAAAATGGGAGGAAGGGACCACGGAGCTTCCGGTCCATGTCGTGATTGCGAGCGGTCTGCCCAAAGGGGATAAGCTCGAATTGATTATCCAGAAGGGTACTGAACTCGGTGCCTATGAATTTGTCCCTTTTACCGCATCCCGCTCAATCGTTAAATGGGACGGCAAAAAAGCTGCCAAAAAGGTTGAACGCTGGCAGAAGATTGCCAAGGAAGCTGCGGAGCAGTCCCATCGCAGCTATGTTCCAGAAGTGAAAGAACCGGTCAGTCTTAAAGAACTGATCAAAGCTAGCGGTGAGTATACTTATAAGCTTGTTGCATATGAGGAAGAAGCAAGGGAGGGAGAAGCTTCGGTCCTTTCTTCTACTCTCGGTAAATTGGGGAAAGGCGACAGCCTCCTAATTGTATTTGGTCCCGAGGGAGGGCTGACCTCGGAAGAAGTTGACCTTTTAAATAAGAATGGATTTTTAGGTTGTGGTCTCGGGCCGCGCATCTTGCGTACAGAAACAGCACCGCTATATGCCTTGTCTGCTGTTTCCTATCATTTTGAATTATTGGGGTGA
- the mtaB gene encoding tRNA (N(6)-L-threonylcarbamoyladenosine(37)-C(2))-methylthiotransferase MtaB, with the protein MPTVAFHTLGCKVNHYETEAIWQLFKEQGYERVEFESTSDVYVINTCTVTNTGDKKSRQVIRRAVRKNPDAVICVTGCYAQTSPAEIMAIPGVDIVVGTQDRVKMLEYIEQYKQERQPINAVGNIMKNRVYEELDVPAFTDRTRASLKIQEGCNNFCTFCIIPWARGLMRSRDPQEVIRQAQQLVDAGYKEIVLTGIHTGGYGEDMKDYNLASLLKDLEAQVKGIKRLRISSIEASQITDEVIEVIDQSNIIVRHLHIPLQSGSDTVLKRMRRKYTMEFFGERLDRLKEVLPGLAVTSDIIVGFPGETEEEFMETYSFIKKHQFSELHVFPYSKRTGTPAARMEDQVDEEVKNERVHRLIELSNQLAKEYASQFENEVLEVIPEEIYKEQSDSGLYVGYTDNYLKVVFPANEEMVGKIVKVKIAKAGYPFNEGQFVRVLEDEILAEQAVM; encoded by the coding sequence ATGCCTACAGTTGCTTTTCATACATTAGGTTGTAAGGTTAACCATTACGAAACAGAAGCCATTTGGCAGTTATTTAAGGAACAAGGATACGAACGGGTAGAGTTTGAATCTACTTCAGATGTTTATGTCATCAACACATGTACGGTAACGAATACAGGGGACAAGAAAAGCCGCCAGGTCATCCGCCGTGCTGTACGTAAGAATCCGGACGCGGTTATTTGTGTTACCGGCTGTTACGCACAAACGTCGCCAGCGGAAATCATGGCGATTCCTGGCGTTGATATCGTTGTCGGAACGCAGGACCGCGTGAAAATGCTTGAGTATATCGAACAGTACAAGCAAGAGCGCCAGCCAATCAATGCTGTTGGCAATATCATGAAGAACCGTGTATATGAAGAGCTTGACGTACCTGCATTTACGGACCGTACTAGGGCTTCATTGAAAATCCAGGAAGGCTGCAATAACTTTTGTACTTTCTGTATCATCCCTTGGGCACGTGGCTTGATGAGATCCCGTGATCCACAGGAGGTCATTCGCCAGGCTCAGCAGCTTGTTGATGCTGGCTACAAAGAAATTGTTCTTACCGGTATCCATACAGGCGGCTACGGTGAAGACATGAAAGACTACAACCTTGCTTCCCTGCTTAAAGATCTTGAGGCACAAGTTAAAGGTATAAAGCGCCTGCGCATTTCTTCTATTGAAGCTAGCCAGATCACGGACGAAGTAATAGAGGTAATTGATCAATCCAATATCATCGTGCGTCACCTGCACATCCCGCTTCAATCAGGTTCTGACACAGTCCTGAAGCGCATGCGCCGCAAATACACGATGGAATTTTTCGGTGAACGTCTTGACCGCCTTAAGGAAGTATTGCCAGGTCTTGCGGTTACTTCTGATATAATTGTTGGTTTCCCTGGTGAAACGGAAGAAGAGTTCATGGAAACTTATAGTTTTATTAAGAAGCACCAATTCTCAGAGCTGCATGTCTTCCCTTATTCAAAACGGACAGGCACTCCTGCTGCGAGAATGGAAGACCAGGTTGATGAAGAAGTGAAGAACGAACGCGTTCACAGATTGATTGAGCTTTCCAACCAGCTTGCAAAGGAATATGCTTCCCAGTTTGAAAATGAAGTGCTTGAAGTGATTCCTGAAGAAATCTACAAGGAACAATCAGATAGCGGACTATATGTAGGTTATACAGACAACTACTTGAAGGTTGTTTTCCCTGCTAATGAAGAGATGGTTGGAAAAATTGTGAAGGTCAAGATTGCCAAAGCAGGCTATCCTTTCAATGAAGGTCAGTTTGTCCGTGTATTGGAAGATGAAATTTTAGCTGAACAAGCTGTTATGTAG
- a CDS encoding Na/Pi symporter: MVYLLFFLLFLAVFIGGMALLRKGLFELSATRMKNWLSVMTDTPLKGLVAGAIVTALLHSSSAVMVITIGLISAGLLRFSQSIGIILGSNIGTTFTLEIITFNIDAFIVPFAIIGAILMVYRNKTWQNIGAISFGMAAVFAAMRGFTFLAEPLTSLPFVELALTNLNNSHLISIFTGTIVTAMIQSSTAMTGIIMGFLSEGTLSMDTAISAMLGANIGTCITAMLASIGAGKEARLTAFAHVWLNIAGAVFFYPFIEQIAALAPMTAARPEVQLAHVSVVYNIIASLLILPVADQFGKMIEFIHGKEKRI, from the coding sequence ATGGTCTATCTACTATTTTTCCTATTATTTCTCGCTGTTTTCATCGGCGGCATGGCATTGCTTCGTAAAGGCTTGTTCGAGCTTTCCGCCACCAGAATGAAAAACTGGCTGTCCGTCATGACAGATACTCCACTTAAAGGGTTGGTTGCGGGAGCGATAGTGACCGCACTTTTGCACAGCAGTTCGGCTGTCATGGTGATTACGATCGGATTGATATCGGCAGGCCTTCTGAGATTCTCACAATCAATCGGAATAATTCTTGGATCAAATATAGGAACAACCTTCACTCTTGAAATCATTACTTTCAATATCGACGCTTTTATCGTCCCATTTGCTATTATTGGTGCCATTTTAATGGTATACCGTAATAAAACATGGCAAAACATCGGTGCGATTTCTTTTGGGATGGCTGCTGTTTTTGCTGCGATGCGAGGCTTCACCTTCCTTGCCGAACCACTGACCAGCCTGCCATTTGTAGAGCTAGCACTTACCAACCTGAATAACAGTCATTTAATCAGCATTTTCACAGGTACCATTGTGACTGCTATGATTCAATCTAGCACCGCCATGACAGGAATCATCATGGGCTTTTTATCAGAAGGAACATTAAGCATGGATACAGCAATTTCTGCGATGCTTGGTGCAAACATAGGAACTTGCATTACTGCGATGCTGGCATCTATTGGTGCAGGCAAAGAAGCCAGGCTCACAGCATTTGCCCACGTATGGCTTAATATCGCAGGAGCGGTATTCTTCTACCCTTTCATCGAGCAAATAGCTGCATTGGCTCCGATGACAGCCGCAAGACCAGAAGTTCAGCTGGCGCATGTCAGTGTCGTTTACAATATAATTGCTTCTTTGCTCATTCTTCCAGTCGCGGATCAGTTCGGAAAGATGATTGAATTCATTCACGGGAAAGAAAAACGTATTTAG
- the rpsU gene encoding 30S ribosomal protein S21 codes for MSKTVVRKNESLEDALRRFKRTVSKSGTIQEARKREFYEKPSVKRKKKSEAARKRKF; via the coding sequence ATGTCTAAAACTGTCGTTCGTAAAAACGAATCGCTTGAAGATGCTCTTCGACGCTTCAAACGTACTGTATCTAAATCAGGTACTATCCAAGAAGCTAGAAAGCGCGAATTCTACGAAAAACCTAGTGTAAAGCGTAAGAAAAAGTCTGAAGCTGCTAGAAAACGCAAGTTCTAA
- a CDS encoding GatB/YqeY domain-containing protein: MSLLERLNNDMKQAMKNKEKDRLTTIRMVKASLQNEAIKFGKQELSEEEELTVLSREVKQRKDSLQEFEKAGRQDLVEKIQTELKHVEIYMPQQLSEEEVTAIVKEAIAETGAASKADMGRVMAVIMPKVKGKADGSLVNKLVQQHLS, translated from the coding sequence TTGAGTCTGCTCGAGCGTTTAAATAATGATATGAAACAAGCGATGAAGAACAAAGAAAAGGACAGACTCACGACAATTCGGATGGTCAAAGCATCCCTGCAAAACGAAGCTATCAAATTCGGCAAGCAGGAATTATCCGAAGAAGAAGAGTTAACTGTACTTTCTCGTGAAGTGAAGCAACGCAAAGATTCCCTCCAGGAATTTGAAAAAGCAGGTCGTCAAGACCTTGTTGAAAAGATACAAACAGAATTAAAGCATGTCGAAATTTACATGCCACAGCAGCTTAGCGAAGAAGAAGTGACGGCAATCGTCAAAGAAGCTATCGCAGAGACCGGTGCGGCATCTAAAGCCGATATGGGTAGAGTAATGGCTGTCATTATGCCTAAAGTAAAAGGTAAAGCAGACGGATCTCTCGTTAATAAACTTGTACAACAACACCTTTCATAA
- a CDS encoding NfeD family protein produces the protein MIILLSLASLINPFSANADEKVVYVVPIAETVEKGLLAFLERAVEEAEEAGAEAIIFDVHTPGGVVDAADGIGKLLTGTDLKTVAFVNKKALSAGAYISLNTDEIYMVPGATMGSAAIIDQQGNTAGKKAESYWFAAMNAAAVESGRDPIYAQAMADESIDLPELGAGKGELLTLTADQALEVGYSEGTVKNLNEVLEMLGLENAEITNVNETFAEKLARFITHPVVIPILMTIGSLGLVLELYSPGFGLPGIAGLSSLLLFFYGHMVAGLAGFETLILFALGVGLILLELFIPGGIAGAIGLLAIFASFFMASDNVVHMGISLLIALTASIVLSILMIRVFGKKMKFFRRIILTDSTSTEKGYVSNKNRLELIGVEGITLTPLRPSGTIVVEDERIDAVSEGGFIAKGKKVRIVKTEGSRIVVREMTEI, from the coding sequence ATCATCATCCTCTTGTCACTGGCCAGTCTGATCAATCCGTTCTCTGCAAATGCAGATGAAAAGGTTGTCTACGTGGTGCCGATTGCAGAAACAGTCGAAAAGGGCTTGCTTGCCTTCCTGGAAAGAGCGGTGGAGGAGGCTGAAGAGGCTGGAGCAGAAGCAATCATTTTTGATGTGCATACACCTGGTGGAGTCGTTGATGCCGCTGACGGGATTGGAAAACTTTTGACAGGTACTGACTTGAAAACAGTTGCCTTTGTCAATAAAAAAGCGCTATCCGCGGGTGCCTATATTTCTTTGAATACAGATGAGATATACATGGTTCCTGGAGCTACCATGGGATCGGCTGCGATCATAGACCAGCAGGGCAACACTGCGGGAAAGAAAGCAGAGTCTTACTGGTTTGCTGCCATGAATGCGGCAGCGGTCGAGAGTGGCAGGGATCCGATTTATGCCCAGGCGATGGCTGATGAGAGCATTGATCTTCCTGAATTAGGGGCTGGCAAGGGTGAACTGCTGACTCTTACGGCAGATCAGGCCCTTGAAGTGGGCTATTCAGAAGGAACAGTAAAAAACCTCAATGAGGTATTGGAAATGCTCGGTTTGGAGAATGCTGAAATCACGAATGTGAATGAAACTTTCGCTGAAAAGCTGGCGAGATTCATAACGCATCCAGTCGTGATCCCGATTTTAATGACGATCGGAAGCTTAGGGTTGGTGCTTGAACTGTATTCGCCAGGATTCGGACTGCCAGGAATTGCAGGCTTGTCATCTTTGCTCCTATTCTTCTATGGTCATATGGTTGCAGGTCTGGCAGGTTTTGAAACGCTGATTTTGTTCGCGCTTGGGGTTGGGCTCATATTGCTTGAGTTATTCATTCCAGGAGGCATAGCTGGGGCAATTGGTTTACTAGCTATCTTTGCAAGCTTTTTTATGGCATCTGATAATGTGGTGCATATGGGGATTTCGTTACTGATCGCCTTGACTGCGTCCATCGTGTTATCTATTTTAATGATAAGGGTGTTTGGAAAAAAGATGAAATTTTTCAGAAGAATCATTTTAACAGATTCAACAAGCACTGAAAAGGGTTATGTATCCAATAAAAACCGTCTTGAACTGATTGGCGTAGAAGGGATTACATTGACTCCGCTCAGACCTTCAGGCACAATCGTTGTTGAAGATGAACGTATTGATGCAGTCAGTGAGGGTGGATTTATTGCAAAGGGCAAGAAAGTTAGAATTGTAAAAACGGAAGGCTCGAGAATTGTGGTTAGAGAAATGACAGAGATCTAA
- the floA gene encoding flotillin-like protein FloA (flotillin-like protein involved in membrane lipid rafts) — MDASTAFVLVAIALGIIFLGVLLTFVPVMLWISALAAGVRVSIFTLIGMRLRRVIPSRVINPMIKAHKAGLSVTTNQLESHYLAGGNVDRVVNALIAAHRANIELSFERAAAIDLAGRDVLEAVQMSVNPKVIETPFIAGVAMDGIEVKAKARITVRANIDRLVGGAGEETIVARVGEGIVSTIGSSGNHKKVLENPDMISQTVLSKGLDAGTAFEILSIDIADVDIGKNIGAELQTEQAEADKKIAQAKAEERRAMAVAQEQEMKARVEEMRAKVVEAEATVPLAMAEALREGNIGVMDYMNIQNIEADTDMRGSIGKLSNNKKDDKNNN; from the coding sequence ATGGATGCAAGTACAGCATTTGTTTTAGTAGCAATTGCACTTGGGATCATTTTCCTTGGTGTTTTGCTGACATTCGTACCGGTAATGCTATGGATTTCAGCATTAGCGGCAGGTGTCAGGGTCAGCATTTTTACGCTGATTGGTATGAGGTTAAGAAGGGTTATCCCGAGCAGAGTCATCAACCCGATGATCAAAGCGCACAAAGCAGGTTTGAGTGTAACGACAAACCAGCTTGAAAGCCATTATCTTGCGGGCGGTAATGTTGACAGGGTCGTAAATGCCCTTATTGCTGCACACCGTGCGAATATTGAGCTTTCATTTGAAAGAGCGGCAGCGATTGACCTTGCTGGCCGTGATGTATTAGAAGCTGTGCAAATGAGTGTAAATCCGAAGGTAATTGAAACGCCATTCATCGCTGGTGTGGCTATGGATGGAATCGAAGTAAAAGCTAAGGCGAGAATCACGGTAAGAGCAAACATCGACAGACTTGTCGGTGGTGCTGGTGAAGAAACAATCGTTGCCCGTGTAGGTGAGGGTATTGTATCGACAATCGGTTCTTCTGGTAACCATAAAAAAGTGTTGGAAAATCCAGATATGATTTCGCAAACAGTCCTTTCAAAAGGTCTGGATGCGGGTACAGCGTTCGAGATCTTATCGATTGATATCGCGGACGTTGATATCGGCAAGAACATCGGTGCCGAGCTCCAGACAGAGCAGGCGGAAGCCGATAAGAAGATTGCCCAGGCGAAAGCTGAAGAGCGTCGTGCTATGGCCGTAGCTCAAGAACAGGAAATGAAAGCGCGCGTCGAGGAAATGAGAGCGAAGGTCGTCGAGGCTGAAGCGACTGTTCCATTAGCAATGGCGGAAGCGCTGCGTGAAGGCAATATCGGTGTGATGGATTATATGAATATCCAGAATATCGAAGCGGACACAGACATGAGAGGATCCATTGGCAAACTTTCAAACAATAAAAAAGATGACAAAAATAATAACTGA
- the yqfC gene encoding sporulation protein YqfC: MAKKWSQYVRKWMTQKMDLPQDVMMDLPRITMIGHVHIYIENHRGLLTFSDGEVRLMIKGGQLLVKGKAFVIKTILPEEILLEGKIDQVIYINE; encoded by the coding sequence ATGGCAAAAAAATGGAGCCAGTATGTACGCAAATGGATGACACAAAAAATGGATCTTCCTCAAGATGTCATGATGGATCTCCCTAGAATCACGATGATTGGGCATGTCCATATTTATATAGAGAATCACAGGGGGCTGCTAACTTTTTCTGATGGAGAAGTGCGATTGATGATTAAAGGCGGCCAGCTTCTCGTTAAGGGAAAAGCATTTGTGATTAAAACAATACTGCCTGAAGAAATCTTGCTTGAAGGAAAAATAGATCAGGTGATTTATATAAATGAGTGA
- the yqfD gene encoding sporulation protein YqfD: MKNQWIHTFSGTVKVKLTGKGIERFLNQLTRSGVSIWNVKKHGSEAVTFYVNLQDVKKLRIPARNSHCKIRFLERVGGPFLLRKLWTNSGFLAGAFLFLGLMILLSNMVWGIEIKGASPATEHQIRKELDRMGIGFGKMQFSIDSVESIQRELTDKVGALTWIGVELKGTTYHFQAVEKSEPEKAEVIGPRNLVAKRKAAIVKIFVEKGEPVVEVNDYVMPGQLLVSGLYGKEDDLKVVAAEGEILGETWYSTKVELPLKSTFQVYNGNEKKKFSLVIGGKALPVWGFGKPEFSEYEIEVSEQPIKLLKWELPIKVEKKTIREREQVTRIYTKKEAVESAKELARKNIKNYLPENAIIKGEKILHQSIENDKVNLTTHFTIIEDIAEGQPIIKETENDRRLKNDGNTTSEPH; the protein is encoded by the coding sequence ATGAAAAACCAATGGATTCACACCTTTTCTGGCACAGTCAAAGTGAAATTGACCGGAAAGGGTATAGAAAGATTTTTAAATCAGTTGACACGGAGTGGTGTTTCAATATGGAATGTTAAAAAACATGGATCCGAGGCTGTCACCTTTTATGTTAATCTTCAGGATGTAAAAAAGCTGAGAATTCCAGCAAGGAACAGCCATTGCAAAATCAGGTTTTTAGAGAGGGTGGGCGGCCCTTTCTTATTGAGGAAATTATGGACAAACAGTGGATTTTTAGCGGGAGCATTTTTATTTTTAGGTTTGATGATTCTTCTTTCTAACATGGTTTGGGGCATAGAGATAAAAGGGGCGAGCCCGGCAACGGAACACCAGATTCGCAAAGAATTGGACAGGATGGGGATCGGCTTCGGGAAAATGCAATTTTCTATAGATAGTGTGGAGAGTATACAGAGGGAACTGACAGATAAAGTAGGAGCCCTGACATGGATAGGTGTGGAACTGAAAGGGACGACCTATCATTTTCAGGCTGTGGAAAAGAGTGAGCCGGAAAAAGCAGAAGTAATTGGGCCTAGGAACCTGGTAGCAAAAAGGAAAGCAGCCATCGTCAAAATTTTTGTGGAAAAAGGGGAGCCGGTTGTTGAGGTGAATGATTATGTAATGCCAGGCCAGCTTCTCGTTTCTGGTCTATATGGAAAAGAAGATGACCTGAAAGTTGTGGCGGCTGAAGGTGAAATCCTTGGCGAGACATGGTATTCCACGAAGGTGGAGTTGCCTTTGAAGAGTACGTTCCAAGTATATAATGGGAATGAGAAAAAGAAATTTTCCCTCGTGATCGGCGGTAAAGCCCTGCCTGTCTGGGGATTTGGAAAACCAGAATTCAGCGAATATGAAATAGAAGTATCTGAACAGCCGATAAAGCTTTTGAAATGGGAACTTCCCATAAAGGTTGAAAAAAAGACGATCAGGGAGCGGGAACAGGTAACACGCATCTATACAAAGAAGGAAGCGGTTGAAAGTGCAAAAGAATTAGCGAGGAAGAATATAAAAAACTATCTTCCTGAAAATGCTATCATTAAAGGGGAAAAAATTTTACATCAGTCAATTGAGAATGATAAAGTAAATCTAACCACACATTTTACAATCATTGAAGATATAGCAGAAGGACAACCAATTATCAAGGAGACTGAGAATGACAGAAGACTTAAAAACGATGGAAATACAACTAGCGAACCCCACTGA
- a CDS encoding PhoH family protein — protein sequence MTEDLKTMEIQLANPTEAISLFGNADMNLKLIEQELGVSIVTRGEAVGISGPEDKVELAQAVLDNLLAVIRKGISISQREAIYAIQMAEKGTLEYFKDLYDEEISKNVKGKSIRVKTLGQRHYVNAIKSRDLVFGIGPAGTGKTYLAVVMAVMALKNGTVSKIILTRPAVEAGESLGFLPGDLKEKVDPYLRPLYDALHDILGTEHTLRLIERGTIEIAPLAYMRGRTLDDAFVILDEAQNTTQAQMKMFLTRLGFGSKMIITGDTSQIDLPKGAKSGLVEADRILNGVSGISFVHLEQADVVRHPLVGRIIEAYGKNE from the coding sequence ATGACAGAAGACTTAAAAACGATGGAAATACAACTAGCGAACCCCACTGAAGCCATTTCATTATTCGGCAATGCAGATATGAACCTTAAGCTGATTGAACAGGAGCTTGGTGTCTCGATCGTGACCCGGGGAGAGGCAGTAGGAATCTCAGGACCGGAGGACAAGGTTGAGTTAGCTCAGGCTGTTTTGGACAATCTGCTTGCTGTTATCAGGAAAGGAATCAGCATTAGCCAGAGAGAAGCTATTTACGCGATCCAAATGGCTGAAAAGGGAACCTTGGAATATTTCAAGGATTTATACGATGAAGAAATCAGCAAAAACGTAAAGGGTAAATCGATCAGGGTCAAGACGCTCGGACAAAGACACTATGTTAACGCTATTAAAAGCCGCGATCTTGTTTTTGGAATTGGGCCTGCTGGTACTGGTAAAACGTATCTTGCGGTCGTTATGGCAGTCATGGCACTTAAGAATGGCACTGTATCCAAAATTATCTTAACAAGGCCAGCCGTAGAGGCTGGAGAAAGCCTTGGCTTCCTTCCAGGAGACTTGAAGGAGAAGGTAGACCCTTATCTCCGCCCGTTATACGATGCCCTGCACGATATCCTTGGTACAGAACATACATTGCGTCTGATAGAAAGAGGGACGATTGAAATTGCACCTCTTGCCTATATGCGCGGGAGGACTCTCGATGATGCATTTGTGATCCTGGACGAGGCGCAGAATACGACTCAGGCACAGATGAAGATGTTTCTGACTCGCCTGGGATTTGGATCTAAAATGATCATTACTGGAGATACTTCCCAGATTGATTTGCCAAAGGGTGCAAAATCTGGGCTGGTTGAGGCTGATAGAATCTTAAACGGTGTATCTGGAATCTCCTTTGTGCACCTCGAACAAGCTGATGTAGTGCGACACCCACTTGTTGGTCGCATCATTGAAGCATATGGCAAAAATGAATAA